GCGCCTGGACGCCCGAGACATACGGCCCGCCCGAGTCGCCCGGCTCGGCGCACACCGTCGTCTGGGTCAGCCCGTCCACCTTGCCCTCGGCGTAGCTGACACTCGTGTCGTGCTGCTCGACCTTGCCGCAGTGCCACCCCGTGGTGGAGCCCGAGCGGCAGACGGCCGCCCCGACGAGCGCCTGGACGGAGCCGGTGATCTCCACCGTCTGCCCGCCCTCGCCCTTCACGTTGGGCGTGGCCTTCCACGGGTCGTCGACGGCCACCCACGACATGTCCTTGCCGGGGAAGGTGGACGCCTGGAACGAGCCCTGCGCCGCCTGGTTGTACCCGGTCGTCTTGGCGCCCGGCTTGCCGCAGTGGCCCGCCGAGGCGAAGCCCTCCTGCTCGCCCTTGGTGACGGAGAAGCCGATGGAGCAGCGGGCGGTGCCGTCGATGTAGTAGGCGTCGCCGCCGGTCACATCCTCCATGAGCCGCGGCCGGTTCTTCGTGACCTTCACGCTCACGCTCTTGCCGTCGAGGCCGGCGGCCTTGACCAACGCGGCCGCGGCGGCCTTGCTCCCGGCCTCCACCACGACCCGGTTGGCCGGGATGTCGACGTACCACAGGGGCGTCTCGCGGGTGCTGACGCGGGCGGCCGCCGCGTCCAGCTTCTGCTTGGCGGCCCGCAGGTCGGCCAGCGGCTTCTTCACGACGGCCGCCTTGGCGCCCTGGGCCTTGATGGCGGGCACGTCCGCGGCGTCCGTGGTCGCCACCATGAGCTCCTGCGACGTCGTGCCGCGCAGCCAGGCTCCCGCGAAGC
The Streptomyces tuirus genome window above contains:
- a CDS encoding alpha-lytic protease prodomain-containing protein, which produces MVHRHAVTGRRVALTALGALVATGIPAAVAAEPTPAAGPLPSAAQTLGADRPSAPMLRALERDLGLTPAQASRRLVNEAEAGTRAGRLRNALGERFAGAWLRGTTSQELMVATTDAADVPAIKAQGAKAAVVKKPLADLRAAKQKLDAAAARVSTRETPLWYVDIPANRVVVEAGSKAAAAALVKAAGLDGKSVSVKVTKNRPRLMEDVTGGDAYYIDGTARCSIGFSVTKGEQEGFASAGHCGKPGAKTTGYNQAAQGSFQASTFPGKDMSWVAVDDPWKATPNVKGEGGQTVEITGSVQALVGAAVCRSGSTTGWHCGKVEQHDTSVSYAEGKVDGLTQTTVCAEPGDSGGPYVSGVQAQGVTSGGSGDCTSGGTTFYQPINPLLGDFGLTLKTAEAETPAPQGNVAQTWAAGRVYEAGVTVTHAGVRYQCLQTHQAQGPWAPEGTPALWQRV